The following are from one region of the Prevotella communis genome:
- a CDS encoding NADH peroxidase, with translation MKKKFICAVCGYIYEGDEAPEKCPICKAPASKFSELKDDADMTYATVHKIGDGKPEGVSEEMINDLRAHFNGECGEVGMYLAMARQADREGYPEIAEAFKRYAFEEADHASRFAELLGEVVWDTKTNLEKRAAAEAGACEDKFRIAKNAKAAGFDAIHDTVHEMAKDEARHGAGFAGLLKRYFGK, from the coding sequence ATGAAGAAAAAGTTTATCTGCGCCGTTTGTGGATATATCTACGAAGGCGATGAAGCTCCCGAGAAGTGTCCCATCTGTAAGGCTCCTGCCTCAAAGTTCTCTGAACTGAAGGATGATGCTGATATGACTTATGCTACCGTTCATAAGATTGGTGACGGCAAGCCCGAGGGAGTTAGTGAGGAAATGATCAACGACCTGCGTGCCCATTTCAATGGTGAGTGTGGTGAGGTTGGTATGTATCTGGCAATGGCTCGTCAGGCCGATCGTGAGGGTTATCCCGAGATTGCCGAGGCCTTCAAGCGCTACGCTTTCGAAGAGGCCGACCATGCCTCTCGTTTCGCTGAGCTGCTGGGCGAGGTTGTATGGGACACCAAGACCAACCTTGAGAAGCGTGCTGCTGCCGAGGCAGGTGCCTGCGAGGACAAGTTCCGTATTGCCAAGAACGCCAAGGCTGCCGGTTTCGATGCCATCCACGACACCGTACACGAAATGGCCAAGGACGAGGCCCGTCATGGTGCCGGCTTCGCTGGTCTGCTGAAGCGCTATTTCGGCAAGTAA
- a CDS encoding rhamnogalacturonan acetylesterase, producing MKQIKLLTVLLALVLLCTSATKQKTTTIFIIGDSTAAQKDLSKGKQERGWGMALQEYFDEEYIVVDNHAVNGRSSLSFHNEGRWEKVLQKMKPGDYVIIQFGHNDEKPKADRHTDPGSTFDYMLARYVRETREHGGIPVLMNCVVRRNFFVEAPQIEDDELLRTTTFKDGVKMVEGDSLIDTHGLYRVAPRDVARRMNVHFVDANKITHDLEQGLGREASKKLHMWYRPGEEPSEPKGKQDNTHYNVYGAHVVAGLLADALCEEIPLLSKYRTKKK from the coding sequence ATGAAACAAATCAAACTACTTACTGTATTGTTGGCCTTGGTGCTTCTCTGCACCTCGGCCACCAAACAGAAAACTACAACAATATTTATTATAGGAGATTCTACCGCCGCACAGAAAGATCTCTCTAAAGGCAAGCAAGAGCGAGGGTGGGGGATGGCCTTGCAGGAATACTTTGACGAAGAGTATATAGTCGTTGACAATCATGCAGTTAACGGACGCTCGTCGCTCTCGTTTCACAACGAGGGTCGCTGGGAAAAGGTGCTGCAGAAGATGAAGCCCGGCGACTATGTCATCATCCAGTTCGGACATAATGACGAGAAGCCCAAGGCCGACCGCCACACCGACCCCGGCTCTACGTTCGACTATATGTTGGCACGCTATGTGCGCGAGACGCGCGAGCATGGTGGCATCCCCGTGCTGATGAACTGTGTGGTGCGCCGCAACTTCTTTGTCGAGGCACCTCAGATCGAGGATGATGAACTGCTACGTACCACCACCTTCAAGGATGGTGTGAAGATGGTGGAGGGCGACTCGCTGATAGATACCCACGGCCTCTATCGTGTGGCGCCGCGTGATGTGGCTCGCCGCATGAACGTGCATTTCGTCGATGCCAACAAGATTACGCACGACCTGGAACAGGGACTGGGGCGCGAGGCATCCAAGAAGCTCCACATGTGGTATCGTCCGGGCGAAGAGCCCAGCGAACCCAAGGGTAAGCAGGACAACACTCACTATAATGTCTATGGTGCCCATGTAGTGGCTGGTCTGCTGGCCGATGCCCTATGCGAGGAGATTCCCCTGCTGAGCAAATATCGCACGAAGAAAAAATAA
- the hisS gene encoding histidine--tRNA ligase: MANKPSIPKGTRDFGPVEMAKRNYIFNTIRSVYELYGFQQIETPAQETLQTLMGKYGEEGDKLLFKILNSGDYLSKIEDSELTERNTLRLASKICEKGLRYDLTVPFARYVVMHREELQLPFKRYQVQPVWRADRPQKGRYREFYQFDGDVVGSDSLLNEVELMQIVDTVFTRFGVRVQIKINNRKILTGIAEVIGAADKIVDITVAIDKLDKIGIDNVNAELREDGLTDEQIEKLQPIIMLEGTNEQKLETIAQVLASSETGLKGVEETRYILSFLTSLNNEIQLDLTLARGLSYYTGAIFEVKALDTPMGSISGGGRYDNLTGIFGMPGLSGVGISFGVDRIYDVLNALDLYPKDSLQTTQVLFINFGEKETAYCLPIIAKVRQAGIRAEIFPDSTKMKKQMSYANAKQIPFVVLAGDNEMAEGKVTLKNMETGEQTLVSPEELIAKLS; encoded by the coding sequence ATGGCAAATAAACCTTCTATTCCAAAGGGAACGCGCGACTTTGGCCCCGTAGAGATGGCCAAGCGCAACTATATCTTTAATACCATCCGTAGCGTGTACGAACTCTACGGATTCCAGCAGATTGAGACTCCTGCGCAAGAGACCCTTCAAACCTTGATGGGTAAGTATGGCGAGGAGGGCGACAAACTGCTCTTCAAGATTCTGAACTCTGGCGACTACCTGTCGAAGATTGAGGATAGCGAACTGACCGAGCGCAACACGCTCCGCCTGGCTTCCAAAATCTGCGAAAAGGGTTTGCGCTACGACCTCACCGTGCCTTTCGCCCGCTATGTGGTGATGCACCGCGAGGAACTGCAGTTGCCCTTCAAGCGCTATCAGGTGCAGCCCGTGTGGCGTGCCGACCGTCCCCAGAAGGGCCGCTATCGTGAGTTCTATCAGTTCGATGGCGATGTGGTGGGCTCTGACTCGCTGCTCAACGAGGTGGAACTGATGCAGATCGTCGACACCGTGTTCACCCGTTTTGGCGTGCGTGTGCAGATAAAAATCAACAACCGCAAGATCCTTACGGGCATTGCCGAGGTGATCGGTGCTGCCGATAAGATCGTGGATATCACCGTGGCTATCGACAAGCTCGATAAGATTGGTATCGACAATGTGAATGCCGAACTGCGTGAGGATGGTCTCACCGACGAGCAGATAGAGAAGCTGCAGCCTATCATCATGCTCGAGGGTACTAACGAGCAGAAGCTCGAGACCATCGCCCAGGTGCTTGCTTCCAGTGAGACCGGCTTGAAGGGCGTCGAGGAAACCCGTTATATCTTGAGTTTCCTGACTTCACTTAACAATGAGATTCAGCTCGACCTGACCCTGGCTCGTGGCTTGAGCTACTATACCGGTGCTATCTTCGAGGTGAAGGCGCTCGACACACCTATGGGCTCTATCTCTGGTGGTGGTCGTTACGACAACCTCACGGGTATCTTCGGCATGCCTGGTCTTTCAGGTGTAGGTATCTCGTTTGGCGTGGATCGTATCTACGACGTGCTCAACGCGCTCGACCTCTATCCCAAGGACTCGCTGCAAACCACTCAGGTGCTCTTCATCAATTTCGGTGAGAAGGAGACAGCCTACTGTCTGCCCATCATCGCCAAAGTGCGCCAGGCTGGCATCCGTGCCGAGATTTTCCCCGACAGCACGAAGATGAAGAAGCAGATGTCGTACGCCAATGCCAAGCAGATTCCTTTCGTGGTGCTGGCTGGCGACAACGAGATGGCTGAGGGCAAGGTGACGCTGAAGAATATGGAGACGGGTGAACAGACACTCGTTTCGCCCGAGGAGCTCATTGCGAAGCTGTCGTAA
- a CDS encoding adenylosuccinate synthase has translation MKQGKVDVLLGLQWGDEGKGKVVDVLTPHYDVVARFQGGPNAGHTLEFNGEKYVLRSIPSGIFQGGKVNIIGNGVVLAPDLFMEEAKALEATGHPLRERLHISKKAHLIMPTHRVLDAAYEAQKGKNKVGTTGKGIGPTYTDKVSRTGLRVGDILENFPEKYAAAKARHEAILKSLNFDYDITEVEKKWMEGIEYLRQFPIVDSEHEINQILRSGKSVLCEGAQGTMLDVDFGSYPFVTSSNTICAGACTGLGIGPNKIGEVFGIMKAYCTRVGAGPFPTELFDETGKKIRDLGHEYGAVTGRERRCGWIDLVALRYSIMVNGVTQLIMMKSDVLDGFDTIKACTSYKVNGVETRDFPYNIEEGIEPVYVELPGWKTDMTKFTSEDQFPKQFSDYIKFLEKELETPITIISIGPDREQTIVRK, from the coding sequence ATGAAACAAGGTAAGGTTGATGTCCTGCTGGGTTTGCAGTGGGGCGACGAAGGTAAAGGAAAGGTTGTTGACGTGCTGACTCCCCATTACGATGTGGTAGCCCGTTTCCAGGGTGGTCCTAACGCTGGCCATACGTTGGAGTTCAACGGCGAGAAGTATGTACTCCGTTCTATCCCTTCAGGTATTTTCCAGGGTGGCAAGGTAAACATTATTGGTAATGGCGTTGTGCTGGCTCCCGATCTCTTCATGGAGGAGGCAAAGGCACTCGAGGCCACTGGCCATCCCCTGAGAGAGCGTCTTCATATCTCAAAGAAGGCTCACCTCATCATGCCTACCCACCGTGTGCTCGATGCAGCCTATGAGGCTCAGAAGGGTAAGAACAAGGTGGGCACCACCGGTAAGGGCATTGGTCCTACTTATACCGACAAGGTTAGTCGCACGGGTCTGCGTGTTGGCGATATCCTCGAGAATTTCCCTGAGAAGTATGCTGCTGCAAAGGCTCGCCACGAGGCTATCCTGAAGTCGCTCAACTTCGACTATGATATCACGGAGGTAGAGAAGAAATGGATGGAGGGTATCGAGTACCTGCGCCAGTTCCCTATCGTTGATTCTGAGCACGAGATCAACCAGATCCTGCGTTCTGGCAAGAGTGTGCTGTGCGAGGGTGCTCAGGGCACTATGCTCGATGTCGATTTCGGCAGCTATCCCTTCGTTACTTCTTCAAACACCATCTGTGCTGGTGCCTGCACCGGTCTGGGTATCGGTCCCAACAAGATTGGCGAGGTGTTTGGTATCATGAAGGCCTACTGCACCCGTGTTGGTGCCGGTCCTTTCCCCACAGAGCTCTTCGATGAGACTGGCAAGAAGATTCGTGACCTGGGTCATGAGTATGGTGCCGTGACTGGTCGTGAGCGCCGTTGTGGATGGATTGACCTCGTAGCCCTGCGCTATTCTATCATGGTAAACGGTGTTACCCAGCTCATCATGATGAAGAGCGACGTGCTCGATGGCTTCGATACCATCAAGGCCTGCACTTCTTATAAGGTGAATGGCGTGGAGACACGCGACTTCCCCTACAACATCGAGGAGGGTATCGAACCTGTATATGTAGAGCTGCCCGGTTGGAAGACCGACATGACGAAGTTCACTTCTGAGGACCAGTTCCCCAAGCAGTTCTCTGACTACATCAAGTTCCTCGAGAAAGAACTCGAAACTCCTATCACGATTATTTCAATCGGTCCAGACCGTGAACAAACTATTGTTAGAAAATAA